The following proteins are encoded in a genomic region of Paenibacillus sp. FSL H3-0469:
- a CDS encoding DUF4179 domain-containing protein, which produces MTTAKDRLDVESGAVTAQLQKEAEHMIHSMPSSVDFDELWQLHTGGVGKAPRDRHRLSSYRKWVIGATVALAVTAGSITGIGFISPQVAEALRVIPFFDYLYAKGVYTANLKVIEQKQLSSPVGLEAKDQGITFEMAEVYYDGIQLVLNYEVTYPASSPPISEKDAEVYYELHLRGHEPQSIYTHDFTITGDHTFIGTTRQSFGDKDLPGQLTLDMTINTIGATKGIWDLTIPLDASKSKALTSTVYPKDLNFTYKKSLYTLEKLTLGPVNTQVIMRNIYPGEKLNVILQDDIGTLYTDQGGGATNDYYYFNFSPLTALNPKPAYVTLIVTEPLENGAVKQAEDRHRLNGSFPITLKGNEGGTVKITSVDYEEKQTVVYYEASQVMSQNTPLRLEEEQNKDHPIFPKGQPVRINRDKLEFKLIFPPVQPSDQLEIVANSFTYTKDIQQFRLRIPVQWTK; this is translated from the coding sequence ATGACGACAGCTAAGGACAGGCTGGATGTTGAATCCGGAGCAGTAACCGCACAATTACAAAAGGAAGCTGAACACATGATACACAGTATGCCTTCTTCTGTTGATTTTGATGAATTGTGGCAGCTACATACTGGAGGAGTAGGGAAAGCCCCAAGAGACAGACACCGGTTATCATCGTACAGGAAGTGGGTCATCGGCGCCACAGTTGCGCTGGCTGTTACAGCCGGATCCATTACCGGGATCGGATTCATCTCGCCCCAGGTTGCAGAGGCGCTGCGCGTCATTCCGTTCTTCGATTATTTGTATGCTAAAGGTGTGTACACAGCAAACCTCAAAGTTATTGAGCAGAAGCAGCTTAGCAGTCCCGTGGGCCTTGAGGCCAAGGATCAGGGGATCACTTTTGAGATGGCAGAGGTGTATTATGACGGTATTCAACTGGTGCTTAATTACGAAGTGACTTATCCGGCATCCTCACCGCCGATTTCAGAGAAGGACGCGGAGGTCTACTATGAACTACATCTGAGAGGCCATGAACCGCAGTCTATTTATACACATGATTTTACGATTACAGGAGACCACACCTTTATAGGGACCACCCGGCAATCTTTTGGAGATAAGGATCTGCCCGGTCAGTTAACACTGGATATGACCATTAATACAATCGGAGCTACCAAAGGAATTTGGGATCTCACCATTCCGCTGGATGCAAGCAAGAGTAAGGCGCTGACTTCCACGGTGTATCCGAAAGATCTGAATTTCACTTACAAGAAGTCATTATATACGCTTGAGAAGCTGACTCTTGGTCCAGTCAATACACAAGTGATTATGCGGAATATATACCCCGGTGAGAAGCTGAACGTTATACTCCAGGATGATATAGGAACCTTGTATACAGATCAGGGAGGAGGTGCAACCAATGACTACTACTATTTCAACTTCTCACCGCTGACAGCGCTCAATCCTAAGCCGGCCTATGTAACCTTGATCGTTACTGAACCGCTGGAGAATGGAGCAGTGAAGCAAGCGGAGGACCGCCATCGCCTGAATGGATCATTTCCTATAACGTTGAAGGGCAATGAAGGAGGAACAGTGAAGATAACTTCCGTTGATTATGAGGAGAAGCAGACCGTTGTGTACTATGAGGCCAGTCAGGTCATGAGCCAGAATACCCCGCTTCGGTTAGAAGAGGAGCAGAACAAGGATCATCCGATCTTCCCCAAAGGACAGCCGGTGCGCATTAACCGGGATAAACTAGAGTTTAAGCTGATTTTCCCGCCGGTGCAACCATCCGATCAGCTCGAAATTGTGGCCAATTCCTTCACTTATACGAAGGATATACAACAATTCCGTCTGCGGATTCCGGTTCAGTGGACCAAATAG
- a CDS encoding amino acid permease — protein sequence MKKHTSLQRTIGMPQAVALYIGAVLGSGVLIVPGLAAEMAGPASLLAWGFMTLLILPLALSMGLLSAKFPNAGGVSHFVTLAFGPKAGALVGWFFLLSVPIGAPVAALTGAGYMTAAMGWGDPARIALAAGILVIGLLTNWIGMQVAGKVQIAVVIAIVAVLVFSFAAALPRMERAHFTPFAPYGWMSVGQAAAILFWCFIGWEAVSHLSEEFKEPERAAVKGVTIAAIIVGVLYFLSALATVGTQSYLHGGADSSLLWIISQPLGAWGGFIAGLTGLFICTATIIAYAGAASRVAYALSRQGYAPGWMGLLSNRYQTPVGAIGFLALCFTLILSLYGSGALSITTLITFPNATFILTYIGGCAAGIRLLRGSRAGVTISWISFAATLAVFPFTGWAILYPLLITAAFAGVDYWRSGARRVGER from the coding sequence ATGAAGAAACACACCTCGTTACAACGTACTATCGGCATGCCTCAGGCCGTTGCCTTATACATCGGGGCTGTCCTCGGTTCGGGGGTATTAATTGTCCCCGGACTGGCAGCCGAGATGGCTGGCCCGGCTTCGCTGCTGGCCTGGGGCTTCATGACCCTGCTCATTCTTCCGCTTGCCTTATCCATGGGCCTGCTCTCTGCCAAGTTCCCTAACGCCGGGGGCGTCTCCCACTTCGTTACTCTAGCCTTCGGGCCGAAGGCCGGGGCCCTTGTCGGCTGGTTCTTCCTGCTGTCCGTTCCGATCGGTGCGCCAGTCGCCGCATTGACCGGTGCAGGATACATGACCGCAGCGATGGGCTGGGGCGATCCGGCCAGAATCGCCCTTGCCGCCGGGATACTGGTCATTGGACTCCTAACGAACTGGATCGGCATGCAGGTCGCCGGTAAAGTGCAAATTGCTGTGGTGATCGCTATTGTTGCCGTACTGGTCTTCTCTTTTGCCGCTGCGCTTCCAAGGATGGAGCGTGCTCACTTCACTCCGTTTGCGCCGTATGGCTGGATGAGTGTCGGGCAGGCGGCCGCGATCCTCTTCTGGTGCTTCATCGGCTGGGAAGCAGTCTCGCATCTGTCGGAAGAGTTCAAGGAACCTGAACGGGCTGCGGTTAAGGGTGTGACCATCGCGGCCATCATTGTCGGTGTCCTGTATTTCCTCTCGGCACTTGCTACCGTAGGTACGCAGAGCTATCTGCACGGCGGGGCAGATAGCTCCCTGCTATGGATCATCAGCCAGCCGCTGGGGGCATGGGGAGGCTTCATCGCCGGACTCACCGGTCTCTTCATCTGCACGGCGACGATCATTGCCTATGCAGGTGCGGCTTCACGCGTGGCGTATGCCTTGTCCCGGCAAGGTTATGCTCCGGGCTGGATGGGCCTTTTATCCAATCGTTATCAGACGCCTGTGGGGGCCATCGGCTTCCTGGCGCTCTGCTTCACCTTGATATTATCGCTCTACGGCAGCGGGGCACTCTCGATAACCACACTGATCACCTTCCCCAACGCTACCTTCATTCTTACCTATATTGGGGGCTGTGCCGCCGGAATCCGCCTTCTGCGCGGCAGCCGTGCAGGCGTAACAATCAGTTGGATTTCTTTTGCCGCCACACTGGCCGTGTTCCCGTTCACAGGCTGGGCAATTCTCTACCCGCTGCTGATTACGGCGGCGTTTGCCGGGGTGGACTATTGGAGATCCGGCGCTAGGCGTGTGGGGGAGCGGTGA